TCGGGTCGCTCGAGGAGCGAGTCCCCGGCCGCGATATGATCGGACTCGACCGGTCGGCGGCGATGGTCCGGACGGCGCGGGACCGGGTCGACGCGCCGTTCGTCCTCGGTGACGCGACCGCGCTGCCGGTCGCGACCGGGTCGGTCGACGCCGTGGTCTTCGTCTCGACGCTCGAGTTCCTCCCCGACGCCGAGGCGGCGCTGAGCGAGGCGACCCGCGTCCTCGCGTCGGACGGGACCTTCGTCGCGCTCGTGTTGAACACGCGCTCCGAGTACGTCCGGTCGAACCTGCGGCGAGAGGGCTCGTACTTCCGGCGGATGGTCCACCGCGACTCGGCGGCCCTGACGGAGCGGATACTGGAACGCGTCGACGGCGAGCGGGAGTACTTCCTGGGAGTCTCCGGCGAAGAGGTGTTCGAGAGCAGCGACCCGGAGACCGCGGCGATCGCGGCGGTCGTCGGCGAGCCGGTCGACTGACCGCAACACCCTTTCGTCGGTTCCGCGAACGCCGGTACATGACCGACCCGTCCGACTCGGACGCGTCCCCGCTCTTCGAGGCGAAGGCGTTCGACGAGCCGTCCGTCTTCGCGCCGGAGGCCCTCATGGAGAACGCCCGACGGCAGAAGGATCTCCCGGAGCGGCCGGTCCCGGATATCTGCGTGCTCGACCCGGACGGGGACGTCGTCCGCCAGTTGGCGGCCACGGGCGCGGCGCGGGAGGACGAGACGTGGCCGGGCTACCACACCGACCTCTATCGGTTCGAACGGGACGGCGAGGAGTTCGGGATCGTGGGGCGCGCCGTCGGGGCCTCGTTCGCCGTCCTCGTCGCGGAGCAGCTGTTCGCCGCCGGCTGCGAGCTCCTCGTGAGCGTCACCTCCTCGGGGCGGATCGTCCCGAGGGACGACCCTCCCTACTTCGTGCTCATCGAGCGCGCGCTCCGGGACGAGGGGACGAGTCATCACTACCGGTCGTCGGGTCGGTACGCGCGCCTCGATCCCGACCTCCGAGACTCGGTCGAGCGGGCGTGCGAATCGGTGTCTCGGCCGGTGTACGCTGGCGCGACGTGGACGACGGACGCCCCCTTCCGGGAGACTGAGACCGCGATCGAACGCGCCCGGTCCGAGGGGGTGCTCGCGGTGGAGATGGAGGCGGCGGCGCTATACGCGTTCGCGGAGGCTCGGGACCGGCCGGTCGTCTGCTTCGCGCACGTGACCAACCAGATGGGGCAGACCGAGGAGGACTTCGAGAAGGGGGAGGCGGACGGCAGCCGAGACGCCCTGGAGGCGATCGACGCGGCCGCCGCGGCCTGGCGCGGATCGGACTGAGCGCCCTCGGAGCCGACCGGGGCGCTCACGCCCCGTCGCGAGCGCCCCGGTACCGGTCGCGGAGGCGATCGAACAGCGCCCTTCCGGTCGCGGTTCGCAGGCGGGGTTCCGTCGTCGCGAAGAACTCGTCGAGGTCGTCGTACTCGCGGAAGGCGTCCGGCTCGCCGGCGGCGGGGTCGTACCGGGCGTCGCACTCGTAGACCACCGCCTGCAGGCAGACGTCGAGCAGGTCGCACTCCTTGACGAGCACGGCCTCCGGCGAGCCGCGGGCCTCGTACGCCTCCCACGCGTCGCGGACGCGGTCGGGGAGCGGGCCGGCGAGGTCGCGCATCGCCTCGCGCTCGGCGGCCTCCTTCGCGGCCCGGTCCACCGGGTCCGCGGTCGAGTCGGCGCGCGTCGCGACGTCGCCCGTCTCCGCCTCGGCGACGTCGTGGACCACGGCGAGCCGGAGCGCGCGGTCGAGGTCGAGCCCGGGGAGGTCCTCGCGGAATCGGTCGCCGAGGGCTAAGACGAGGTAGGCGACGCCCCACGCGTGCGCGGCGACCGACTCGGGCTCGTCGACGCCGCGGAGCTGCCAGCCCGTGCGCCGCTCGTCTTTGAGCGCGTAGGCGTCGAGGAGGGCGTCGAGGGCGAGTTCGGGATCGGATTTCGATTCGTCTCCCGGCATCGCTGGCGGCTACTCGGCGAGTCGCCAGGCGTCGTCCCCGGCGGCGACGGCCACGTCGCGGCGGACCATCTCGTCGAGCACCTCGTCGAGGCGGCCGGGCTGGGCGACCTCCATCTCGATGCGGCCGATGCTGTGGTACTCCTCGAGGTAGTGGCGGACGTCCTCGCGGTCGAAGGCGTCCTGGTCGGCGCGCTCCATCGCCCCCTCGGTGAGGTCGATCATGTCCTCGAGGAAGTTCCACGGGTAGACGACCCACGTCCACTGTTCGAGGCGCTCGCCGACGAAGTCCGGCTGGAACTCGGAGGTGCCGAGCAGCTGGAGCGTCGCGGTGCGGATCTCGGCGGCGTCGCGGTCCCGGACGTACTCCTCGGCGCGGCGGATCGAGCCGCCGGTGTCCGCGATGTCGTCGATGATCAGGACGTTCTTCCCCTCGACGCTCCCCTCCGGCATCGGGTAGCGGATCTGGGGCTCTCCGCTCTTCTCGGCGGTCCCGACGTAGTGTTCCATCTTGAGGCTCGTCAGGTCGTTGAGCCCGAGGAAGTCGCAGACGC
Above is a window of Halorubrum depositum DNA encoding:
- a CDS encoding class I SAM-dependent methyltransferase, with the protein product MSDVESFVRFCDSEFGSAVMDREAMYVRRHVAAGDRALDVGCGIGSLEERVPGRDMIGLDRSAAMVRTARDRVDAPFVLGDATALPVATGSVDAVVFVSTLEFLPDAEAALSEATRVLASDGTFVALVLNTRSEYVRSNLRREGSYFRRMVHRDSAALTERILERVDGEREYFLGVSGEEVFESSDPETAAIAAVVGEPVD
- a CDS encoding nucleoside phosphorylase, whose protein sequence is MTDPSDSDASPLFEAKAFDEPSVFAPEALMENARRQKDLPERPVPDICVLDPDGDVVRQLAATGAAREDETWPGYHTDLYRFERDGEEFGIVGRAVGASFAVLVAEQLFAAGCELLVSVTSSGRIVPRDDPPYFVLIERALRDEGTSHHYRSSGRYARLDPDLRDSVERACESVSRPVYAGATWTTDAPFRETETAIERARSEGVLAVEMEAAALYAFAEARDRPVVCFAHVTNQMGQTEEDFEKGEADGSRDALEAIDAAAAAWRGSD
- a CDS encoding HD domain-containing protein gives rise to the protein MPGDESKSDPELALDALLDAYALKDERRTGWQLRGVDEPESVAAHAWGVAYLVLALGDRFREDLPGLDLDRALRLAVVHDVAEAETGDVATRADSTADPVDRAAKEAAEREAMRDLAGPLPDRVRDAWEAYEARGSPEAVLVKECDLLDVCLQAVVYECDARYDPAAGEPDAFREYDDLDEFFATTEPRLRTATGRALFDRLRDRYRGARDGA
- a CDS encoding phosphoribosyltransferase, which encodes MSDLPDDFDCTLTNWEYIYGLCRNVSNAVKRADFEPDMVVALARGGWFAGRCVCDFLGLNDLTSLKMEHYVGTAEKSGEPQIRYPMPEGSVEGKNVLIIDDIADTGGSIRRAEEYVRDRDAAEIRTATLQLLGTSEFQPDFVGERLEQWTWVVYPWNFLEDMIDLTEGAMERADQDAFDREDVRHYLEEYHSIGRIEMEVAQPGRLDEVLDEMVRRDVAVAAGDDAWRLAE